The segment ACGACGCGTACTACGGGCTCTCGACCCGCAACTACCGCCACCGAGGGATTCTCACGCGAAAGCGCGTCCGTGAGGGGTCCTTCCGCAGCTACGAGCTCTACGACAGACACGGCAACGACTGGCTGCTCGACGCGCTGCTCGATCGCTGCTGGGACGACGACTGCGTCGTCGACGTCGGCGCAAACACCGGCGTTTACGCGCTGTCGGTCGCCGCCGAACGTCCCGAGGCGTCCGTCGTCGCGATCGAACCGGATCCGCGGACGGTCGATCGGCTCCGCGCGAACGTCGAGGCGAGCGGGTTCGACGACCGGATCGAACTCCTCCCGATCGGGCTCGGGGCCGAACCGACGACGCTGCCCTTCTACCGCTCGAACTACCACGAACTGAGCTCATTCAACCGGTACAACGCCGAGCGCTGGGAGGCCCGCGTCGTCGGCGTCGAGGGAATTTCCGTGGAGACCCTCGATGGGCTCGTCGCGGACGGCGAGATACCGCCGCCGGACCACCTGAAGATCGACGTCGAGGGGTTCGGCCGCGAGGTACTCGAGGGCGCCCACGAGACCCTCGCGACCCACCGACCGTTCGTCTACGTCGAGCCCCACGCCACTCACGAGGACGAGCGCGATCGAACCGGGAGCGCGGCCGTGGGCATCCGCGCGATCCTCGAGGAACACGACTACGCGATCATCCCGGGCGAGGACGCGTGGGTCTGCGTTCCGGAGACGGAGGCCGACGCGTGAACGACGTCTACGCCGGAACGACGCTGCGTCGTCTCCGGCTGCGCTGGGTCGTCGTCGCGAGCATCGCCGCCGTCGCGACGGCGCTTGCCTACGATCTGTTCACCGCGCGCTTCGCGACCACGCTTGCCCGCCGCTGGCTCGTGCTCTCCGGGCTCGTCCTCGCCTACGAACTCGCGTTGTTGTGGCGCTTTCTCCCGCGCAACCACGACGGCGAACGGCTGGCTCCCTCGCTCGGACCGGCGACGCTGCTCACCGTCGTTCGCGGCGTTGGCGTCGCCTTCCTCGCCGGCTTCCTCCTGTTGCCCCAGCCGACCGAGTCGCTGGTCTGGCTGCCCGCCGCGCTCTACGGGCTGGCGGCGCTTCTGGACTACGTCGACGGCACGCTCGCGCGCCTCACGGACCGCGTCACCGAGCTCGGGACGCGTCTCGACGTCGAGATCGACGCGCTCGGAATCCTGATCGCGCCGCTGCTCGCCGTGGCCTACGGACAGCTCCCGGTCTGGTATCTGCTCGCCGGCGCGGCACGATACCTGTTCGTCGCCGGGAAACGCCATCGCCGGCGGACGGGAAAGCCGATCCACGACCTGCCGTCGGGGCCGATCTCCCGGATCCTCGCGGGCGTCCAGATGGCCTTTCTCACCGTCGTCCTCTCGCCGCTGCTGACCCCGCCGGAGGCGACGGTTCTCGCGGCTGCCGTGCTGATCCCGTTTCTCGCGAACTTCCTCCGGGACTGGTGGCACTTGACCGGACGACTCCCGAGATGAGGGCAAAGAACGATGGGGGCCGGCGTCGAAGGGCGGACGTGTCGATCACGAGCCCTCCCGTCGCTGAACGTCACTGATGCCCGCACGCGCCGTCTCCTTTCGCGGTCCCGAGGAGGTCGCCGTCGTCCAGGAACCCGTTCCCCGGCCGGACGCCGACGAGGCGCTCGTCGAGGTCGAGTGTTCGGGGATCAGCCCGGGGACCGAACTGCTGCTCTACCGGGGCGAGGCGCCGACCGACCTCCCTGCCGACGAGACCATCCCCGCGCTCGACGGCGACCTCGAGTAC is part of the Halalkalicoccus sp. CG83 genome and harbors:
- a CDS encoding CDP-alcohol phosphatidyltransferase family protein, yielding MNDVYAGTTLRRLRLRWVVVASIAAVATALAYDLFTARFATTLARRWLVLSGLVLAYELALLWRFLPRNHDGERLAPSLGPATLLTVVRGVGVAFLAGFLLLPQPTESLVWLPAALYGLAALLDYVDGTLARLTDRVTELGTRLDVEIDALGILIAPLLAVAYGQLPVWYLLAGAARYLFVAGKRHRRRTGKPIHDLPSGPISRILAGVQMAFLTVVLSPLLTPPEATVLAAAVLIPFLANFLRDWWHLTGRLPR
- a CDS encoding FkbM family methyltransferase, which gives rise to MGRDELLRAVIGGSSRAARRVLRLARHLPHDAYYGLSTRNYRHRGILTRKRVREGSFRSYELYDRHGNDWLLDALLDRCWDDDCVVDVGANTGVYALSVAAERPEASVVAIEPDPRTVDRLRANVEASGFDDRIELLPIGLGAEPTTLPFYRSNYHELSSFNRYNAERWEARVVGVEGISVETLDGLVADGEIPPPDHLKIDVEGFGREVLEGAHETLATHRPFVYVEPHATHEDERDRTGSAAVGIRAILEEHDYAIIPGEDAWVCVPETEADA